Within the Salinibacterium sp. TMP30 genome, the region GCTCGAATTCCGCGGCAGCGCCATCCGCTCCCTCTCTATGGAGGGCCGCATGACGATCTGCAACATGTCGATCGAAGCTGGCGCCCGTGCGGGCATGATCGCACCCGACCAGATCACCTACGACTACCTCAAGGGGCGCCCACATGCGCCAGAAGGTGCCGACTGGGATGCCGCCATCGAGTACTGGAACACGCTCGCCACTGATGACGATGCCGTCTTCGATGCCGAAGTCTTCCTCGATGCGAACACCCTTGAACCTTTCGTCACGTGGGGCACCAACCCCGGCCAGGGCGTTTCGCTCAGTAACAACGTTCCCATCCCCGCTGAGATCGCCGACGCTAATGAACGAGCCTCCGCCGAACGGGCAATCGAATACATGGCGCTCGACGCAGGCATGCCCATGAAAGACATCCGAGTGGATGCCGTCTTCATGGGGTCGTGTACCAACAGCCGCGTTGAAGACTTGCGTGCGTTCGCCTCGATCATTCAGGGCCGCAAAAAAGCCGACCACGTTCGTGTCATGGTCGTTCCTGGCTCAGCCCGTGTGCGCCTCGAAGCAGAAGCTGAAGGCATCGACAAGATCGTCGAAGAATTTGGTGCCGAATGGCGCTTTGCCGGCTGCTCGATGTGTCTCGGAATGAACCCCGACCAGTTGGCTCCGGGGGAGCGCTGCGCATCAACAAGCAACCGCAACTTCGAGGGCCGCCAGGGCAAAGGTGGGCGCACGCATCTCGTATCTCCACTCGTTGCCGCAGCCACCGCCATCCGTGGGACCTTATCGAGCCCGTGGGATCTCGACAACAGCCCACTGCCTGAGCAAGTTGTTTCGACCAGCACTACCGCAGAGGAGTCGCGCTAATGGAGAAGGTCACCACCGTCAGCGGAATCGCTGTTCCGCTCAAGCGCAGCAATGTCGACACCGACCAGATCATTCCGGCGGAGTTTCTCAAACGAGTAACCAAAACCGGATTCGACGACGCGCTGTTCTTTGCGTGGCGCCAAGACCCCGACTTCATTCTCAACCGCGAGCCATTCACCCACGGCAAAATCTTGGTAGCCGGTTCCGACTTCGGCACCGGCTCCAGCCGCGAACACGCGGTCTGGGCGTTGCGCGACTATGGCTTTCAGGCAGTACTCAGTTCGCGCTTTGGCGACATCTTCCGCGGAAACTCCGGCAAGCAGGGCCTCCTCGCCGCCCAGCTAACAGAAGAAGAAATCGAAACAATCTGGGCGCTCATTGATGCAGAACCGGGGCTCGAAGTGACAGTCGATCTTGAGGCTCGCACTGTAACCGCAGGCACGACCCAGTTCACTTTCGAGATAGATGATTACACTAGGTGGCGTTTGCTCGAAGGGCTCGACGACATCGGCCTGACTTTAAGAAACGAAACAGATATCACGGAGTTCGAAAGCCGCCGAGAAGCATGGCGACCCACAACTTTGCCAGCGAAGTAGAGGTAATGATGAATTCTTTGGCTCAAGACGCAACATCGGCAGCCAAGCGAACCGGTTTGCTTTCTAACCAGATCGTTATTAATGGGGGAAAGCCCCTTCGTGGACGCATCAACGTTCGCGGTGCCAAGAACCTCGCGACAAAAGCGATGGTTGCCGCGCTGCTTGCAGACACCCCCAGTGTGCTCAAAGATGTACCCGCCATCAGCGACGTTCGCGTTGTTACCGGAATGCTCGAAGCTTATGGCGTAACCGTCACTGAGACCGGCGATGGTGAACTTACCCTTGACCCCAAAAACGTGCTCAAGGCCCACTTCGCCAAGATTGATGCGCTTGCCGGCTCGAGCCGCATCCCGATCCTGTTCTGTGGACCACTGCTGCACCGTCTCGGCGAAGCTCTCATCCCCGACCTCGGTGGTTGCCGCATCGGTGACCGCCCCATTGACTTCCATTTGGATGCTCTGCGTGCGTTCGGTGCTGTCGTCGACAAGAGCTACGAAGGTATTCGCCTCACCGCTCCCGATGGTCTGCACGGGGCCGACATCGACCTTCCCTACCCGAGCGTCGGAGCCACCGAACAGGTACTCCTCACAGCGGTGCTCGCCAAGGGCGTTACTGAGCTCAAGGGTGCGGCAATCGAGCCCGAGATCATGGATCTCATTGCTATCTTGCAAAAGATGGGCGCCATCATCAACGTTGAGCCCAACCGCGTCATCTTCATTGAGGGCGTAGAGAAGCTCAGCGGCTACAACCACCGCGCGCTGTTTGACCGCAACGAGGCCGCCAGTTGGGCATCCGCCGCTCTCGCAACCGGTGGCGACATCTTCGTTGAGGGTGCCAAGCAGCAAGAGCTGATGACTTTTCTGAATATCTTCCGCAAGGTCGGCGGCGCGTTCGATATTGCTGAAGACGGGATCCGTTTCTGGCACCCTGGGGGAAAACTGAAGCCCGTGGTGATCGAAACGGACGTGCACCCCGGCTTCATGACTGACTGGCAGCAGCCGCTAATCGTTGCGCTCACCCAGGCTGAGGGCCGCTCGGTTGTGCACGAAACGGTGTACGAGAACCGCTTGGGCTTCACTTCGGCGCTCATTGAAATGGGTGCAAACATCGAGGTCTTCGAGGAGGGGCTTGAATCGATCAGTCGCCGTGTTCCTCGTCGCCCCCTTGAGCAGGCAGCCGTCATCATTGGCCCGACACCCCTTCACGGTGCCGACGTCGAGATTCCTGACCTGCGTGGTGGGTTCAGCCACCTCATTGCCGCATTGACCGCTGAAGGGCAATCGACGGTGAGCAACATTGGCATCATTGCGCGAGGCTACGAGCACTTCATTGACAAGCTTGAGTCACTTGGCGCCGACTTCGTCTACGAGAGCTAAGGGCTTGTGTCGTCTATTCCGAAGCGGTCGGTGCGCGTGAAGTCTGAGAAGACGGCAGTATTTCGAGTACTCGCGTTCTTGATCTTGCCGACGATGACGCTGCTGTCGAAATATACGCTTCACGACGCGCACAACGTGCCAGCGCAGGGTGCCTTCGTACTTTCACCGAATCACTACAGCAACATTGATCCTGTCGTGATTGGTGTTGCCATGTGGAAGGTCGGGCGAATGCCGCGCTACATGGCCAAGGCTTCGGTGTTTAAAGTTCCTGTAATGGGCTGGTTGCTGACGAAGTCGGGGCAAGTGCCCGTCGAGCGGGTACCGCGTGGCCGCGAGAGCGGCGACCCCCTGAAAGCTGCCCGCCAGATTGCTGATCAGGGCCTTGCCGTTGTCGTCTATCCCGAGGGTTCGTTGACTCGTGAACCCAACCTGTGGCCAATGCGGGGCAAGTATGGTGCCGTTCGCACGGCACTGGAGGCCGGAATACCGTTAATCCCAGTGGCTAGCTGGGGTGCTCAAAAAATTCTGCCGCGATACTCAAAACGGATTAGTATTTTTCCCCGGAAGACTGTTCACATTCGTTTTGGTGAACCAATAGATCTGTCGCAGTATGCGGGCAGGCCATTGGATTCGCGGATGCTCGCTGAGGCTACGGAGAAGCTCATGACTGCAATCACTGCACTACTCGAAGAGTTGCGAGGCGAGACTGCCCCGAAGGGGCGCTACAACCCAGCCGACCACGGACAGAGCGAGATCGGCCGTTTTGAGCAACGCTAACGTCGACCCCGACCACGCTCCGGCCCGCCGTGTTGCGGTTCTCGGTGCAGGCTCCTGGGGCACAACGTTTTCGAAGATCCTTGCGGACGGCGGTAACGACGTAGCACTGTGGGCAAGACGCCCTGAG harbors:
- the leuC gene encoding 3-isopropylmalate dehydratase large subunit; protein product: MGKTLAEKVWDDHLVVTGADGTPDLIYIDLHLVHEVTSPQAFDGLRMAGRPVRRPDLTIATEDHNTPTLAIDKPIADLTSRTQIDTLRNNAKEFGVRLHSLGDIEQGIVHVVGPQLGLTMPGITVVCGDSHTSTHGAFGAMAFGIGTSEVEHVLATQTLPLKAFKTMAITVDGELRPGVTAKDIILAVIAQIGTGGGQGYVLEFRGSAIRSLSMEGRMTICNMSIEAGARAGMIAPDQITYDYLKGRPHAPEGADWDAAIEYWNTLATDDDAVFDAEVFLDANTLEPFVTWGTNPGQGVSLSNNVPIPAEIADANERASAERAIEYMALDAGMPMKDIRVDAVFMGSCTNSRVEDLRAFASIIQGRKKADHVRVMVVPGSARVRLEAEAEGIDKIVEEFGAEWRFAGCSMCLGMNPDQLAPGERCASTSNRNFEGRQGKGGRTHLVSPLVAAATAIRGTLSSPWDLDNSPLPEQVVSTSTTAEESR
- a CDS encoding lysophospholipid acyltransferase family protein; its protein translation is MSSIPKRSVRVKSEKTAVFRVLAFLILPTMTLLSKYTLHDAHNVPAQGAFVLSPNHYSNIDPVVIGVAMWKVGRMPRYMAKASVFKVPVMGWLLTKSGQVPVERVPRGRESGDPLKAARQIADQGLAVVVYPEGSLTREPNLWPMRGKYGAVRTALEAGIPLIPVASWGAQKILPRYSKRISIFPRKTVHIRFGEPIDLSQYAGRPLDSRMLAEATEKLMTAITALLEELRGETAPKGRYNPADHGQSEIGRFEQR
- the leuD gene encoding 3-isopropylmalate dehydratase small subunit; its protein translation is MEKVTTVSGIAVPLKRSNVDTDQIIPAEFLKRVTKTGFDDALFFAWRQDPDFILNREPFTHGKILVAGSDFGTGSSREHAVWALRDYGFQAVLSSRFGDIFRGNSGKQGLLAAQLTEEEIETIWALIDAEPGLEVTVDLEARTVTAGTTQFTFEIDDYTRWRLLEGLDDIGLTLRNETDITEFESRREAWRPTTLPAK
- the murA gene encoding UDP-N-acetylglucosamine 1-carboxyvinyltransferase; translated protein: MNSLAQDATSAAKRTGLLSNQIVINGGKPLRGRINVRGAKNLATKAMVAALLADTPSVLKDVPAISDVRVVTGMLEAYGVTVTETGDGELTLDPKNVLKAHFAKIDALAGSSRIPILFCGPLLHRLGEALIPDLGGCRIGDRPIDFHLDALRAFGAVVDKSYEGIRLTAPDGLHGADIDLPYPSVGATEQVLLTAVLAKGVTELKGAAIEPEIMDLIAILQKMGAIINVEPNRVIFIEGVEKLSGYNHRALFDRNEAASWASAALATGGDIFVEGAKQQELMTFLNIFRKVGGAFDIAEDGIRFWHPGGKLKPVVIETDVHPGFMTDWQQPLIVALTQAEGRSVVHETVYENRLGFTSALIEMGANIEVFEEGLESISRRVPRRPLEQAAVIIGPTPLHGADVEIPDLRGGFSHLIAALTAEGQSTVSNIGIIARGYEHFIDKLESLGADFVYES